The following proteins are encoded in a genomic region of Serinus canaria isolate serCan28SL12 chromosome 15, serCan2020, whole genome shotgun sequence:
- the SNAP29 gene encoding synaptosomal-associated protein 29 produces the protein MSALPRSYNPFAEDEEDDVAPAGPGGAGGADRQRYLQQEVLRRTAATADSTTRSLSLLYESERIGVAASEELVRQGEALKRTEQMVDKMDQDLKTSQRHINSIKSVWGGLVNYFKAKPPESKPEQNGAPEYYANSRLKEAMMFSKEQESKYQESHPNLRKLDNSDNDFNKADLDSSVQRDAYPKNQQLRAYHQKIDTNLDEMSSGLSRLKSLALGLQTEIEEQDDMLDRLTKKVETLDVNIKNTDRKVRQL, from the exons ATGTCGGCGCTCCCGAGGAGCTACAATCCGTTCGCGGAGGACGAGGAGGACGATGTGGCGCCGGCGGgtcccggcggggcgggcggcgcggaCCGGCAGCGGTACCTACAGCAGGAGGTGCTGCGCCGCACCGCCGCCACGGCCGACAGCACCACCCGCTCCCTGTCGCTGCTTTACGAGTCCGAGCGCATCGGGGTGGCCGCCTCCGAG GAGCTCGTCCGGCAGGGAGAGGCTCTGAAGCGCACAGAGCAGATGGTGGATAAAATGGACCAGGACTTGAAAACGAGCCAAAGGCACATCAACAGCATCAAGAGTGTTTGGGGGGGCTTGGTAAACTACTTCAAAGCCAAACCACCAGAGAGCAAGCCAGAGCAGAATGGAGCCCCTGAATATTATGCTAACAGCAG aTTAAAAGAAGCAATGATGTTTAGTAAAGAACAAGAGTCAAAATACCAGGAAAGCCATCCAAATTTGAGGAAGCTAGATAATTCAG ACAATGACTTCAACAAAGCAGATTTAGATTCTTCAGTGCAAAGGGATGCCTACCCAAAGAACCAACAACTGCGAGCTTACCACCAGAAAATTGATACCAACTTAG ATGAGATGTCTTCTGGGCTGAGTCGCCTGAAAAGCCTTGCTCTTGGCCTGCAGACTGAAATAGAAGAGCAGGATGATATGTTGGATCGGCTCACAAAGAAAGTAGAGACACTGGATGTCAACATTAAAAACACCGATAGGAAAGTCCGACAGCTTTAA